A stretch of Paludisphaera borealis DNA encodes these proteins:
- a CDS encoding DUF1800 domain-containing protein, which produces MRQKSSKTQDRPAWDAGAAAHLLSRATFGGTPEEAARLAATPMERAVDSLLSEAGTAKTPARPAWVTDPWVNTERRFADTTREQAAESHRATRRRYASELNDLRAWSLRQMIAAPVPLREVMTLFWHGHFATAAGKVNLSQAMFQQDETLRRLALGDFRSLVREVTLSPAMMMYLDLEGSDKAKPNENYARELYELFTVGIGHYTERDIKETARALTGWTLDGPRGAAKTRVTAADTPRDFARDGLIATFVPERHDDGVKTIFGETGRFGLDDVVELILRQEATGRFLAAKLIDYFGAIDPDEALRGRMAEAFTASKGEIREMLRVLFTAPEFYAEAARGSLIKSPVRLLVGACRQLALDVEPTPTLAQLTAAMGQELFNPPNVKGWPGGRSWIGAGTLAVRYHLPTALIDGKEPAGLEPLGFNRFLALPRDATQGPAMMARLQGAMAERSAARHKEGLKCRFRPEAVFPKGAPNDPAALVDALLARLVVTQVRPSTRPALMAACEAAPAADRPAVVARLILASPEYQMA; this is translated from the coding sequence ATGAGACAGAAATCAAGCAAGACCCAGGACCGCCCCGCGTGGGACGCCGGCGCGGCGGCCCATCTCCTCAGCCGCGCGACCTTCGGCGGGACTCCCGAGGAGGCCGCCCGCCTGGCCGCGACGCCGATGGAACGGGCGGTCGACTCGCTGCTGTCCGAGGCGGGCACCGCCAAGACGCCCGCTCGGCCCGCCTGGGTCACGGACCCGTGGGTCAACACCGAACGCCGCTTCGCGGACACGACCCGCGAGCAGGCGGCCGAGTCGCACCGCGCGACGCGGCGACGCTACGCCTCCGAGTTGAACGACCTGAGGGCCTGGTCGCTCCGGCAGATGATTGCGGCGCCGGTCCCGCTCCGCGAGGTGATGACTCTGTTCTGGCACGGCCACTTCGCCACGGCCGCCGGCAAGGTCAATCTCTCGCAGGCGATGTTCCAGCAGGACGAGACGCTCAGGCGGCTCGCCCTGGGCGACTTCCGCTCGCTGGTGCGCGAGGTCACGCTTTCGCCGGCGATGATGATGTACCTGGACCTGGAGGGCAGCGACAAGGCCAAGCCCAACGAGAACTACGCCCGCGAACTGTACGAGTTGTTCACGGTGGGGATCGGCCACTACACCGAGAGGGACATCAAGGAGACGGCCCGCGCCCTGACCGGCTGGACTCTCGACGGCCCGCGGGGGGCGGCCAAGACCCGCGTCACGGCGGCCGACACCCCGCGCGACTTCGCCCGCGACGGCCTGATCGCGACCTTCGTCCCCGAGCGGCATGACGACGGCGTGAAGACCATCTTCGGCGAGACTGGTCGCTTCGGGCTGGACGACGTCGTCGAACTGATCCTGAGGCAGGAGGCGACCGGCCGGTTCCTCGCGGCCAAGCTCATCGACTACTTCGGGGCGATCGACCCCGACGAGGCGCTCCGGGGGCGGATGGCCGAAGCGTTCACCGCGAGCAAGGGAGAGATCCGGGAAATGCTCCGCGTCCTCTTCACCGCGCCGGAGTTCTACGCCGAGGCCGCGCGCGGGTCGCTCATCAAGAGTCCGGTCCGGCTGCTCGTCGGGGCGTGCCGTCAGCTTGCGCTCGACGTCGAACCGACGCCGACCCTGGCGCAGTTGACCGCGGCGATGGGGCAAGAGTTGTTCAATCCGCCCAACGTGAAGGGCTGGCCGGGCGGCCGGTCCTGGATCGGCGCCGGGACGCTGGCGGTGCGCTACCATCTCCCCACGGCGCTGATCGACGGCAAGGAGCCCGCGGGCCTGGAGCCGCTCGGATTCAACCGCTTCCTCGCCCTGCCGCGCGATGCGACGCAGGGGCCGGCGATGATGGCCCGCCTCCAGGGGGCCATGGCCGAGCGGAGCGCCGCACGCCACAAGGAAGGGCTGAAGTGCCGCTTCCGTCCCGAGGCGGTCTTTCCCAAGGGGGCGCCGAACGACCCCGCGGCCCTGGTCGACGCCCTGCTCGCCCGCCTGGTCGTCACCCAGGTCCGCCCGTCGACGCGACCGGCTCTGATGGCGGCCTGCGAGGCGGCTCCGGCCGCCGACCGCCCAGCCGTCGTGGCGCGGCTGATCCTCGCGTCCCCCGAATATCAGATGGCCTGA
- a CDS encoding DUF1501 domain-containing protein, which produces MLIQMGRRRFLRRAAGLTALTSTVPGFLHKTGIAFAGAPGRDASPIPGLKDDRVLVVVQLAGGNDGLNTIVPHGDDLYAKARPKLGVDPKKVLKLDEHTGMHTELVELKRLLDDGQLAIVQNVGYPNPDRSHFRSSEVWETASPADKAWTTGWVGRYFDNECAGAESSVLGLQLGERPAQTFAGTSNRGVTISNPAILDWPARGPAAEAMRRINRIDPTAIDALDFVQRTASDTLRLSKTIGEAMGGAKSPGDYGPFELSQSLKLVAQMIAAEVPTRVFYVTLGGFDTHAAQANRHAALLQELSQALAAFHKDLKARGHLDRTLVMTFSEFGRRVAENKSAGTDHGTANVMFLMGGSTRPGLHGDRPDLAGLDESGDLAHKIDFRSVYAAVLGDWFGADARRVLDGRFDPYPILAASSRA; this is translated from the coding sequence ATGTTGATCCAGATGGGCCGCCGCCGGTTCCTCCGTCGGGCCGCCGGACTCACCGCGCTGACCTCGACGGTCCCCGGCTTCCTCCACAAGACCGGAATCGCCTTCGCGGGCGCCCCGGGACGCGACGCATCGCCGATCCCCGGGCTGAAGGACGACCGCGTGCTGGTCGTCGTTCAACTCGCCGGAGGCAACGACGGCCTGAACACCATCGTCCCTCACGGCGACGATCTCTACGCAAAGGCTCGCCCGAAGCTGGGCGTCGACCCGAAGAAGGTGCTCAAGCTCGACGAACACACAGGGATGCACACGGAACTCGTCGAGCTGAAGAGATTGCTCGACGACGGTCAACTCGCCATCGTGCAAAACGTCGGTTACCCCAACCCCGACCGCTCACACTTCCGCTCCTCCGAGGTCTGGGAGACCGCCTCCCCGGCCGACAAGGCGTGGACGACCGGGTGGGTCGGTCGCTACTTCGACAACGAGTGCGCCGGAGCCGAGTCGTCGGTGCTCGGCCTCCAACTGGGCGAGCGGCCTGCGCAGACGTTCGCCGGGACGTCGAACCGAGGCGTGACGATCTCCAACCCGGCGATCCTCGACTGGCCGGCTCGCGGCCCGGCCGCCGAGGCGATGAGGCGGATCAATCGGATCGACCCGACCGCGATCGACGCGCTCGATTTCGTCCAGCGGACCGCCAGCGACACCCTCCGCCTCTCGAAGACGATCGGCGAGGCGATGGGCGGAGCGAAGTCGCCGGGCGATTACGGCCCGTTCGAGCTGTCGCAGTCGCTGAAGCTCGTCGCCCAGATGATCGCGGCGGAGGTGCCGACTCGCGTCTTCTACGTGACGCTCGGCGGGTTCGACACCCACGCCGCGCAGGCCAACCGTCACGCCGCGCTGTTGCAGGAGCTGAGCCAGGCCCTCGCGGCGTTCCACAAAGACCTGAAGGCGAGGGGGCACCTCGACCGGACGCTCGTGATGACCTTCTCGGAGTTCGGCCGCCGGGTCGCCGAGAACAAGTCGGCCGGGACCGATCATGGGACGGCCAACGTCATGTTCCTGATGGGCGGTTCGACCCGTCCCGGCCTGCACGGCGACCGCCCCGACCTGGCGGGGCTCGACGAGTCGGGCGATCTGGCCCATAAGATCGACTTCCGCTCGGTCTACGCGGCGGTGCTCGGCGATTGGTTCGGCGCCGACGCGAGGCGCGTCCTCGACGGTCGATTCGACCCTTACCCGATCCTTGCCGCTTCGTCACGCGCCTGA
- the clpX gene encoding ATP-dependent Clp protease ATP-binding subunit ClpX: MSQGSTPGGTPPISCDFCGRSSTEAGPMIEGKALQSLGPGHAIAHICGDCVEVCEGLFAQHERKNVQLDKLPTPRQLVAHLDDYIIGQEGVKKTLAVAVVNHYKRVHGREITDPALQGVEVAKSNVLLIGPTGCGKTALAQTLARRLHVPFAIGDATTLTEAGYVGEDVENLILKLVMAADYDIPAAEKGIIYIDEIDKIGKTSQNVSITRDVSGEGVQQAMLKLLEGTTANVPPQGGRKHPEQQYLQVNTTNILFICGGTFVGLEEIIGKRLGKKMIGFGRSEVKDREVERNELVAQVTPEDLERYGMIPELIGRLPIIATLDQLSEADLTRILTEPKDALTKQYQVLFHLDGAQLEFTGGALHEVAKLAKARGTGARALRSIMESLMLEIMYDLPDREPGQTYTVTEAVVRKEESLFQPIAKAS, translated from the coding sequence ATGAGTCAAGGCAGCACCCCCGGGGGGACTCCCCCGATCTCGTGTGATTTCTGCGGACGAAGCTCGACCGAGGCCGGGCCGATGATAGAGGGCAAGGCGCTTCAATCGCTGGGGCCTGGACACGCGATCGCGCACATCTGCGGCGACTGCGTCGAAGTCTGCGAAGGACTGTTTGCACAGCACGAGCGTAAGAACGTGCAGCTCGACAAGCTGCCCACCCCTCGCCAGTTGGTGGCCCACCTCGACGACTACATCATCGGCCAGGAGGGCGTGAAGAAGACGCTGGCGGTCGCGGTCGTCAACCACTACAAGCGCGTGCACGGCCGCGAGATCACCGACCCCGCGCTCCAGGGCGTCGAGGTCGCCAAGAGCAACGTCCTCTTGATCGGCCCCACCGGCTGCGGCAAGACCGCGCTGGCGCAGACGCTGGCCCGTCGCCTGCACGTGCCGTTCGCCATCGGCGACGCCACCACGCTGACCGAGGCCGGCTACGTCGGTGAGGACGTCGAGAACCTGATCCTCAAGCTCGTCATGGCGGCCGACTATGACATCCCCGCGGCCGAGAAGGGGATCATCTACATCGACGAAATCGACAAGATCGGCAAGACCAGCCAGAACGTCTCGATCACTCGCGACGTCTCCGGCGAGGGGGTCCAGCAGGCGATGCTCAAGCTGCTCGAAGGGACCACCGCCAACGTCCCGCCGCAAGGTGGCCGCAAGCATCCCGAGCAGCAGTACCTTCAGGTCAACACCACCAACATCCTGTTCATCTGCGGCGGCACGTTCGTCGGTCTCGAAGAGATCATCGGCAAGCGACTGGGTAAGAAGATGATCGGCTTCGGACGGTCGGAGGTGAAGGACCGCGAGGTCGAGCGCAACGAGCTGGTCGCGCAGGTGACGCCCGAAGACCTCGAACGGTACGGCATGATCCCCGAGCTGATCGGTCGACTGCCGATCATCGCCACCCTCGACCAGCTTTCCGAGGCCGACCTGACCCGGATCTTGACCGAGCCCAAGGACGCGCTCACGAAGCAGTACCAGGTGCTCTTCCACCTCGACGGCGCGCAGCTCGAATTCACAGGCGGGGCCCTCCACGAGGTCGCCAAGCTCGCCAAGGCCCGAGGCACCGGCGCGCGGGCCCTGCGATCGATCATGGAAAGCTTGATGCTCGAGATCATGTACGACCTTCCCGACCGCGAGCCCGGCCAGACCTACACGGTCACCGAAGCCGTCGTCCGCAAGGAAGAAAGCCTCTTCCAGCCGATCGCGAAAGCCTCCTGA